The nucleotide window CCAGCATGATAATTATTACGTTGCGCCCTTTGGGTATTACCCGAATGCGCCTGAGCAGTGGCGTTGCAATCAGCAGGATTATGTAGCAGTTAAACCCGGATGCCGCAAGCAGATGCAGCGTGCCTGTTTTGCCGAAGTTGGCGAGCGTTTCGCGCGGCAGGTATGAATATGTCCCGAGCACCATGCCCGCAATCACCGATGCTTCGCGCCTGGGTGTGATCCGGTAAATGCTTTTCACGATATAGTGCTTTGCCTTGAGTGCCGCCGACATCCATATATATCCTGATGCCCCCTTGAGCATTTCAAGCTGTGAGTGATTGGCATAAGCGCATGCGTAAATGTTTTGTCTTGCCAGATACTGCCGCCATGAAAACTGTCCCGGGTTTGTCGGGTCTCTGGGCGGGTAGACTGTGGTGTTGACTCTGATGCGGTCACCGTATTCCAGTTTGGAAGATCGTCCATCTTTGTCGGGGTATAGATTAAGCATGATGCGTCCGCCTGCGCCTTGCCACCTGTCGCGCAATTGCATTCTGTTCACGCGGCAGATCAAGCGTGTTCGTTCTCCATTGTCCTCGGGGTCAGATGCGACCACACATTCAAAAGCTCTCGCACGGAATGCGTAGTTGGATATATCATCTGCCGGTACGCGGCTGTTTATGCAGTAGTAAGCAGCACCTATAATGAAAACAATCGCGCAGATCAACGCAGTGTCGTGCAGTGATTTCTTTGCAAATGCGCGAAAACCCAGCAAAACAAAACAGGCTGATGATGCCCACACGATGGGGTGCATATTGGCCGCAGCGGCAATCCCCAGTGCGAAGCAAATTGCTATGGGCGCTATCTTGCTCTCAGGCATCATGATGTAAATGATAGCGTTGATCGGCGGCGTATGCAAGCAGGGTTTTTGGTTAACTTTCCAACATCAACCCTTCTTTGACTGCGTAACGAACCAACTGTGCGCAAGTATGCATATCGAGCTTCTTGAATATTCGCTTTCTGTGGCTTTCTACCGTATTGACACTGATGAACAGCTTGTCGGCAATCTGTTTGCTGCTGAGTCCTTGAGCGACCAGCACAACAATTTCACGCTCTCTGTTTGTAAGTGCTGCGTGTGCGGTTGGGTCCGGTTCGACAGAGATATTTTTTCGCAATAATGGAGAAACCCATCTCTTTTTTTGCGCGGCAGATTCTATAGCTTTTATCAAGTCATCTATTGTGGAAGTTTTTGGTACAAATCCGATTCCTCCCGCTGCAACGAGCGCGTCAATCATCTCCTTCTTAATAACATCGCAAAATGCCACCACCTGGGTGCCCATACGTACAATACTGGAGACTGCCTGAACGCATTTAATGTCCGGCTGGGATGCGCCCATTATCACCACATGTGGTCTTTTTTGCCTTATTATAGCCATTGCCTCATCTGCGGATGGAGCATTACCCAGCACAGTGATGTCAGTGTGTCGTGATAGATATTCGTTCAATGCCCAACCTATTATCGGGTGTTCGTCAATGACGAAGGTGGTAATCCCTGTATGCACAATCCCAACCCCAGCTACTGCTGTTGACAATTTGATGGATACTGCGTTGCAACTTGGAGCTTCCTGCACCAAGCTAGTGTTATTGTGGGTCTGCCGGAGTTATTTTACTATGTTGATAACTGTTTTTTAAATACAAATTCACGGAATGCCGTTAAGCAATTATCAATTACCAAGTCCGAAGATAAAGCTTGGCAGCTAAAACTATGCAATGGTGTGCAATAGATGAGCATCTGTGCATTATCAGTAGGAGAGACAAAATATGTGGTTTTATGACCTCAAGATCAGGACCAAATTGTTGTGCGGCTTTATCTTTGTAGCCGTAATTGCCGGTACTATAGGGCTTGTGGGTGTATCAGGCATAAGAAAAGTAGCCGACGCAGACAAAACGATGTACGAGCGAATGACCGTACCGATATCTCAACTCAGCGATATCGCAGTTGGTTTTTATGAAGTCCATATCAACTTGCGAAATATGATGATGACACGGACGCTTGAAGAGCGCAAGCAGCATATTAGCAATATACGCGAACTCACAGCCGAGATTAAAAAAGCCAGTGATGAGTATGAGAAGACAATCATCACTGATAAGATGCGAGATAATTTTGAGCATTTCAAACAATCCCGTCAAGAGTTTGCCCCCTTAAGAGACCGGATAATTGAACTTGCTCTTCAGGGCAGAGATTCGGAAGCCATCGCCATCCTACGTGGTCCTGCGGCTGCCTCGACCAAAGCCGAGCAGGACGCCATCGATGCAATGCTGAAAATGAAAGTCTCTCAGGCGAACCAGACATCCGTTTCCAATACCTCCACTGCAAAGAATGTGTTTACAATTGTAGTATTGCTGATGATCGCGGGTGTGTCGGTTGCAGTCGGGCTAGGGTGGTTTATGTCGACAGTCATCTCCCGTCCTGTTGTCGATATCGCCGCTGCAGCAGAGAAAGTCGCTAACGGTGACCTCACGATCAATATTGAGAGCAAATCCAAAGATGAAATTGGGTCATTGTGCACGAGCTTTCGCAGGATGATCGAGAACCTGCGCAGCGTTGTACATGATGTAAGGCAGAGTGCCGAGACGGTGAGTGCATCTTCACAGGAACTCTCAGGCGCTTCAAAAGAGGTCACTCAGGGAACACAGCAGATCGGCGACACGATCGGCCAGGTGGCCGCAGGCAGCCAGGAACAGTCCAAGACGGCTCAATCCAGTTCACTTGCCATGGAACAGCTCAGTCGAGCAATAGACGAAGTCGCTTCTGGTGCCCAGGCTCAGGCAAGGCAAGTTGAGAATACGGTCGCGCTTATCCAGCAGATCAGTTCTTCTATCGAAGACGTTGCAAAGCTGTCACAGGATTCCGCGGTCAATGGCCAGCGAGTCAGCGAGGTTGCTGCTGATGGCGGCAAAGAGGTGATCGAAGCTGTCGACGGTATGCACAGGATCAAGCAGGCAACCGACAGGGTTGCTGAAATGGTCATCAAGCTCGGCGAGAGTTCGCAGCAGATTGGCGCGATAGTTGAGACTATTGACGATATTGCTGAGCAGACAAACCTGCTGGCTCTGAACGCGGCCATTGAAGCAGCCCGGGCAGGCGAGCATGGCAAAGGCTTTGCCGTGGTTGCCGATGAAGTCAGAAAACTGGCAGAGAGGTCATCAAAGGCCACCGGCGAGATTGCCGATCTCATCGGCGATATTCAGGAGATGACAAAATCTGCTGTTGAAGCGATGAACCATGGCAGCCAGGAAGTATCAGACGGCACAGAGCTTGCAAATCGCGCAGGCGAAGCACTAAAGAATATTCAGAGTTCCATCGAGGGTATTGTCGGTGAGATTCATCAAATATCGGCCAATGCACAGCACGTGAGCAGCTCAAGCGCTGATGTTGTGAGATCCATAGAAAATGTTTCGTCCGTTACCCAGCAGACCACTGCCGCCGCCCAGGAGATGAGCGCCTCGTCGACTGAGGTCTGCCACCAGATTGAGCAAGTAGCCGCTTTGAGCGAGCAGAATGCTGCTGCCACGGAAGAAGTTTCTGCCACGACAGAGGAACAGAATGCAGCTGCAGAAGAGCTAAACGCATCAGCCGAGGAACTGGCCGATATGGCCGGTCAATTGCAAGAACTGGTCTCGCATTTTAAGCTTGATGACGACATCCGTCCCGGCAGTGTGCATGACATATCCAGTCGCGTTGCTCAGACGGCGCATCGTAAGGCTGCATAGAGGAGGTCGACAGAATGACTGGTGAGACACAAATGGCAGCCATCGACAAATGTGAGCAGGTGGTTGTGTTCGAGTTGGGCGGCGAATGCTATGGAATTGCTATAGGGTCGGTCAGCACCATTATCAGAATGCAGGGAATCACTACAATCCCCAGAGTGCCTGATTTCGTAGACGGTGTGATAAATCTGAGGGGCAGTATCATTCCCGTGATTAACTTAAGGAGACGCTTCGGACTGCCTGCAGGTGAACATACAAAGGCTGCCAGGATAGTAGTTGTTGAGGTTGATGGCCAAATGATCGGTGTGACTGTGGATGCAGTAGTTGAGACGCTGAGGCTGCCCATGGAAGCGATCCAGGCGCCTCCTCCGGTTATGTCGTCAGTAAGCTCAGATTTTTTGCGCGGCGTGGGTCAGCATGAAAGCCGCCTTGTGGTTTTACTTGATCTGGATAAAGTGCTTATGACAGATGAAACACAGAGTATTTCCAAGTGCATAGGCAAATTGGATGAAAGGAGAGCAGCGGCGTAAGTAGTAGATGCGCGTAAACAGCTCTATTTAGCTCAGGTTGTTGGAGTGAGAAGATTTTCGTCTCCCCGGAGTCTTTCGTGCTCCAACACCATGACAATACCGGGCGAGAGCATGGACAACACACTCGCCCGGTGCAAATTTAACTACATCAGAAATACTCTTCAAATATTTTGATGCGCACAATGATCAGTGATGTATCGAGCGGTTTTGGCGACGGGTTCTGCGCAAGGTGATTGTCATGACAATTATCGCTACCAGGAAGCCTACCGCCGGTACGATCAGAATGTAGTATGCGCCCGCCACATGATGAAGTTCTTTCTCTTTCTCAGATGGCTCAAAAAGCGGTATCACGAGAAACATCGCGAGAGTTGAAATTCCGAGGATGACTCCTACAAGAGACTTGACGCGGTTGTGTCTGGCGGTGGTTAAGCTCTGGGCCGATGGGGCTTCGTCAAGAGAGAGAACTCTACGCATGGCCTCCAAATCGCCTCGGAGAAAGCAGTTCAAGGCATATCGAACCACTCGACACGCATTGTCTTGCAGTTCGGCTGCTTCAACGCTGCGACCAATGAGTAGTTGCCGGGTGAACTTCAGATCTTTGGCGCTCATCGTCGCGGTGCAAGCGCCGTCCCAGGTGATTATGACCCTCTTGGAACCGCCGGCGAATAGTGTAATTCCGTCACCGCGCCATCTGTAGTCATTCACCAGCCAGACTCCGCCCAGAAACTTCGCAAACGAAAGCAGTTCCGTCCTGGTCAGCCTGTGTCCCAGCGATTGATCGTCCTCGAAGTCCCCGAAGATGCCCAGTGCGCTGCCCGTGAACAGATTGAAGCCGACTCTTTGGGGCAGTTTCTGATTGGTGAAGTAGGCTATTATGCTGGCTAGCAGTGATGCTATAAAAAACAGGTAGGGCGACGCATGGAAGAAAGCAAACGCGACAATTGCAATGAAGATGATCGCAACTCCGAGCGCCCCTCCAATCACCGCTAAGCTCGTGTTTACTCGAAGAGGTTTGAATGCTCGCCAGGTCATATAAGCCCACAGCAGACTGACGACCTGGATCATTGCGTATAGGGTGTTTTCTTGTCGGTGTATAATAGACAGCCAAATCAAGGGGAAGACGACCACGAAATATACGAACATCACGGCCATAGCTTTCACGTAGCCGCGTCTGATAAACGCCTTGATTGGCCGGTTCTCAGGTTTGTCCTCAAGGCCGGCCTCATCCAGCTTGGAAAACATTGCATATAGACCTAATACCGGCAGCATCGAAGCCACTGATATCCACAATGAGAATGAAATGCTCGCAGACAGCTTACCGAGCGCGGCAAGCGCGCCGCCTGCTCCAATTGCGCCCTTGGGAGTCATCGGAAGCAGAACGATCACGGAGCGAGTGAAATTCTTACTCGGCTGCAGGTCACCCAACGATTCCTCAAGCATCTGTTCAAGCTGAGTGCGCAGAGCTATTCTTGCCCGGTGTAGTCTCGTGCGCAAGGTCTGCTCTGCTATTCCCAGTGTCGCCGAGGCCTCAGCTATACTCTTGCCTTCAACATAGAAGAGAGTCAATGCCTCGCGGTGGATAGCCGGCAATTTGGCGAACGAATCCCAGAGTTGCTGTGATAGAGACTCGCGATCCTCTTCTTGCGGTACGGCCTCAGTGGATTCAATCACAGCCCATTTCTTGTGGAAGGCATTCTCACGCTTTATCCCACGTCCCAGTGAACCGCATACGTTGCGAGCAATCCTTGCCAGCCAGCCCGCAAATTTGTCGGGTTCACGGAGCGTGCCAAGGTAGGTATATGCCTTAACGAATGTCTCTTGGGCAGCATCTTCAGAAAGGTCGACATCACCAAGATGACTCCATGCGATACCGTAGACCATCTTCTTGTATTTGTCTACGAGTTTCCCATAGCCGTCTTTATCGCCATTCAGGACAGCACTCACTGTCAGATAGTCGTCCGTGTGCATTGCCCACCTCCGGTGTCTTTGACTTAATGACGCCGGACATCGTTAAAGGTTACCGACAATATTATATCAATCCACGAAGCATAGTTGCGTTAGCACTGGGAATGTAGAAACGTAAGTGGATACACCGTGAGGACAAGAGTTTGTAGTTAATGGTCGGGGTGAGAGGATTTGAACCTCCGACCTCTCAGTCCCGAACCGAGCGCTCTACCAAGCTGAGCCACACCCCGACGACCATAAAGAGTATATCATAAATGTGAACTTCAAGCAATATATATGGAGCATGGTATTCGGGATTTTTGCAGCCATCGAGTTTTGGCGGGGGTGTGTGGGAATCGAACCCACCCGAGGACTTATTCAGCCCTCACAGCGATTTTGAAGACCGTGCGAGCCACCAGGCTCAAACCACCCCCATACCATTTTATATTGAGGATTTTGGATTGAGTATTTCTTATTATTATGTGATATTGGTGAGGGTTACGCCCTTTTTGATCTCCGTTATAGACTCAAGCGAGCAAAATCCCGCACCGTATGTAGTCGCATTTGCAGCACCTGCCGCCGTCGCAGAGACGAGTGCATCCGGCAGTGTTTTCCCCTGAGTAATCGCAGCCATAAACATAGCCAAAAACGCGTCACCCGAACCTACAGCACTTGCAAATTGAATTTCCGGCGGAACGGCCTTCCATACCTGCACCCCATCCGTGACAATTGCGCCGCTGCGACCCATCGTCACGGCGGTAATGCTCACGCCGAACTGCTTCAGGCTTTTCGCCGCTCTCACGATCTCCTCAAGTGTCAGCAGTTCCCTTCCTGCGATCTGCGAAAGCTCGGTGACATTGGGCTTTACCATAAACGGAGCGGACTTGATTGCCTCTTTCAGATGAGAATTGCTCGCATCGAGCACAGCCTTCACGCCGGCATTTTTGGCGATCCGAATTATCTTGCCATAGAAATCGTCCGGCACTCCCGGCGGACAGCTTCCGCACATCGCGACAAACTCGCATCCGCAGACAAGGCTTGTAATCTTCTCAAGCATCAGCTCGACTTCATCTTTGGTGATGAGGGGACCGTTTTCGTTAATCTCCGTCTGGGTGCCGTTCTTCGGGTCTACGACTGCTATGCAGAGCCTGGACTCATCCTGCACATGCACAAAATCGTGACGCAGTCCCTCCTGGCTGATCAGGCGCATGATTGCTTCACCCGTCGCACCACCGACAAAACCGGTCGCAATCCCCTCATGGCCGACTGTCTTGAGCACTCGAACAACGTTTATCCCTTTGCCACCCGCAACTGTCCGGCTCGCACTTGGTCTGTGGACCCTATCCAGCCCGAAACCTTCCACTTTATACGTTTTGTCAATTGCCGTGTTGGGAGTTATGGTTAATATCAAGAGGAGCCTCCATATAACAATGGGAAATTCTACGCCCGATATAAACAGGATGTCAAACCAAGCCTGTGTCATTCCCGCGAAAGCGGGAATCCAGATACCTTGCTTTCATCTTAGCGCCGGTTCCTGGATTCCCAGTCAGGCTGGGAATGACATGTGAGCATTACCTTAGTTTTGGAATGCACTCGTGCCAAGCGCTGCAAACTCGTCCAGCGAGAGAGTCTCCCCACGTCTGTTCTCATCAATTTCAGCCTGGGCAAGGATTAGGTGAGCTTTTTCTTTATCCCAACCTAACTCCGCCGATGAACCGAGCGCATTAAGTAGTGTTTTCCTGCGTTTGCCGAAAGCCGCCCTTACTATTCTGAAAAAGAGAGCCTCATCGCACACAGCCACAGCCGGCTTTTCCCGCATGGTCAGCTTGACCACTTCGGAATCGACATCCGGCACGGGATAGAACACGTTTTTTGAGACTTTCATCACGCTCTCGATCTCGCAGTGATATTGCACGAATACGCTCAGCGAGCCGTAGTCATCCGTCCCTGGTGCAGCCTGGAGTCTCCGAGCCACTTCCCTCTGCACCATCAATACTATGGATGAGATGATCTCTTTGGAATCCAGGAGCATTGTGATTATTGGACTTGTGATGTAATAGGGCAGATTGCCGACCACAGTCCACTTGCCTCCACCGCGCTTGCCGATAAACTCAGACAGATTGACTTTAAGAAAATCCTGGTTTATGATCTCGACAGCACTGCCGACAAGCGTATCTTCGAGAATGGGGATAAGCGCTTTGTCCGCCTCTACGCATACCACCCGGGCGCCTGTATCGGCCAATTCTTTTGTGAGCACACCCAGCCCTGGTCCGATCTCAAGAACATTCACGCCCTCACGAGCGCCGCTTGCTGCCACGATTCGTTCCAGCACATTACGATCAATAAGGAAATTCTGCCCGAGGCGCTTTTTTGGGCGCAGGCCATGGTCGGCGAGCAGTTTTCTGACTTGTGGAGCGGATGTGAGGTTCATATTGTAATTAGGTAATAGGGAACAGGTAACAGGAAATAGATTCTGTTGACTAATAAAATAT belongs to bacterium and includes:
- a CDS encoding ComEC family competence protein; translation: MMPESKIAPIAICFALGIAAAANMHPIVWASSACFVLLGFRAFAKKSLHDTALICAIVFIIGAAYYCINSRVPADDISNYAFRARAFECVVASDPEDNGERTRLICRVNRMQLRDRWQGAGGRIMLNLYPDKDGRSSKLEYGDRIRVNTTVYPPRDPTNPGQFSWRQYLARQNIYACAYANHSQLEMLKGASGYIWMSAALKAKHYIVKSIYRITPRREASVIAGMVLGTYSYLPRETLANFGKTGTLHLLAASGFNCYIILLIATPLLRRIRVIPKGRNVIIIMLVIAYLLMVGPKPSLVRASLIAILYMLAPLFNKIPSARDLFFVTGIIVLAINPFYLFDVGFQLSFLAVWALISIAPVVESLLARAGLVFGKNTPTQKTNLDRLKAVPLEIASAGIATLSVTVFTAPVIAYYFNYFSLVSLPANMALALGVPLVFGAGMLAPIAAPIPVIGVIVGWSGTIVTKAMLAVVDYLGAWEHSSVAVSSPGLLAIVGYYLLLQALVSYVRNDIAN
- a CDS encoding response regulator transcription factor; the encoded protein is MSTAVAGVGIVHTGITTFVIDEHPIIGWALNEYLSRHTDITVLGNAPSADEAMAIIRQKRPHVVIMGASQPDIKCVQAVSSIVRMGTQVVAFCDVIKKEMIDALVAAGGIGFVPKTSTIDDLIKAIESAAQKKRWVSPLLRKNISVEPDPTAHAALTNREREIVVLVAQGLSSKQIADKLFISVNTVESHRKRIFKKLDMHTCAQLVRYAVKEGLMLES
- a CDS encoding methyl-accepting chemotaxis protein is translated as MWFYDLKIRTKLLCGFIFVAVIAGTIGLVGVSGIRKVADADKTMYERMTVPISQLSDIAVGFYEVHINLRNMMMTRTLEERKQHISNIRELTAEIKKASDEYEKTIITDKMRDNFEHFKQSRQEFAPLRDRIIELALQGRDSEAIAILRGPAAASTKAEQDAIDAMLKMKVSQANQTSVSNTSTAKNVFTIVVLLMIAGVSVAVGLGWFMSTVISRPVVDIAAAAEKVANGDLTINIESKSKDEIGSLCTSFRRMIENLRSVVHDVRQSAETVSASSQELSGASKEVTQGTQQIGDTIGQVAAGSQEQSKTAQSSSLAMEQLSRAIDEVASGAQAQARQVENTVALIQQISSSIEDVAKLSQDSAVNGQRVSEVAADGGKEVIEAVDGMHRIKQATDRVAEMVIKLGESSQQIGAIVETIDDIAEQTNLLALNAAIEAARAGEHGKGFAVVADEVRKLAERSSKATGEIADLIGDIQEMTKSAVEAMNHGSQEVSDGTELANRAGEALKNIQSSIEGIVGEIHQISANAQHVSSSSADVVRSIENVSSVTQQTTAAAQEMSASSTEVCHQIEQVAALSEQNAAATEEVSATTEEQNAAAEELNASAEELADMAGQLQELVSHFKLDDDIRPGSVHDISSRVAQTAHRKAA
- a CDS encoding chemotaxis protein CheW, whose translation is MTGETQMAAIDKCEQVVVFELGGECYGIAIGSVSTIIRMQGITTIPRVPDFVDGVINLRGSIIPVINLRRRFGLPAGEHTKAARIVVVEVDGQMIGVTVDAVVETLRLPMEAIQAPPPVMSSVSSDFLRGVGQHESRLVVLLDLDKVLMTDETQSISKCIGKLDERRAAA
- a CDS encoding sigma-70 family RNA polymerase sigma factor yields the protein MHTDDYLTVSAVLNGDKDGYGKLVDKYKKMVYGIAWSHLGDVDLSEDAAQETFVKAYTYLGTLREPDKFAGWLARIARNVCGSLGRGIKRENAFHKKWAVIESTEAVPQEEDRESLSQQLWDSFAKLPAIHREALTLFYVEGKSIAEASATLGIAEQTLRTRLHRARIALRTQLEQMLEESLGDLQPSKNFTRSVIVLLPMTPKGAIGAGGALAALGKLSASISFSLWISVASMLPVLGLYAMFSKLDEAGLEDKPENRPIKAFIRRGYVKAMAVMFVYFVVVFPLIWLSIIHRQENTLYAMIQVVSLLWAYMTWRAFKPLRVNTSLAVIGGALGVAIIFIAIVAFAFFHASPYLFFIASLLASIIAYFTNQKLPQRVGFNLFTGSALGIFGDFEDDQSLGHRLTRTELLSFAKFLGGVWLVNDYRWRGDGITLFAGGSKRVIITWDGACTATMSAKDLKFTRQLLIGRSVEAAELQDNACRVVRYALNCFLRGDLEAMRRVLSLDEAPSAQSLTTARHNRVKSLVGVILGISTLAMFLVIPLFEPSEKEKELHHVAGAYYILIVPAVGFLVAIIVMTITLRRTRRQNRSIHH
- the pfkB gene encoding 1-phosphofructokinase, encoding MILTITPNTAIDKTYKVEGFGLDRVHRPSASRTVAGGKGINVVRVLKTVGHEGIATGFVGGATGEAIMRLISQEGLRHDFVHVQDESRLCIAVVDPKNGTQTEINENGPLITKDEVELMLEKITSLVCGCEFVAMCGSCPPGVPDDFYGKIIRIAKNAGVKAVLDASNSHLKEAIKSAPFMVKPNVTELSQIAGRELLTLEEIVRAAKSLKQFGVSITAVTMGRSGAIVTDGVQVWKAVPPEIQFASAVGSGDAFLAMFMAAITQGKTLPDALVSATAAGAANATTYGAGFCSLESITEIKKGVTLTNIT
- the rsmA gene encoding 16S rRNA (adenine(1518)-N(6)/adenine(1519)-N(6))-dimethyltransferase RsmA, with product MNLTSAPQVRKLLADHGLRPKKRLGQNFLIDRNVLERIVAASGAREGVNVLEIGPGLGVLTKELADTGARVVCVEADKALIPILEDTLVGSAVEIINQDFLKVNLSEFIGKRGGGKWTVVGNLPYYITSPIITMLLDSKEIISSIVLMVQREVARRLQAAPGTDDYGSLSVFVQYHCEIESVMKVSKNVFYPVPDVDSEVVKLTMREKPAVAVCDEALFFRIVRAAFGKRRKTLLNALGSSAELGWDKEKAHLILAQAEIDENRRGETLSLDEFAALGTSAFQN